Part of the Candidatus Binatia bacterium genome is shown below.
CGTATCACCGTATCTCGCTTCACGTAGCGGAGCGACTGGTAATTCGAGTAAAAATGCTGGATCTCCTTCACCGCTGCCTCCACGTCTTCGACGATCTTGAAAAGAGACAGGTCCTCCTCGCAAATGTAGCCGGCGTCCAGCATGCGCCGGCCGACGAAGTCTTCCCATTCTCTCCAGTAACCCCGGCCCGGCAGATCGATCATGAGAATCGGCATAATCTGACTTTTCCCCGTCTGCGCCAAGGTCAGCACCTCCGCCGCCTCGTCGTGCGTGCCGAATCCTCCGGGAAAAAAAACGAAGGCATCCGCTTCTTTAACAAAGACGAGCTTGCGGGTAAAGAAAAAATGAAAGGCGATGAGCTTGGGATCGCCGCTGATAAACCGGTTGGTCTCCTGCTCGAACGGCAGGTGGATATTGACGCCGAAGCTCTGCTCCCTGCCCGCGCCTTCATTGCCGGCTTGCATGATGCCGCCGCCGCTCCCCGTAATCACCATGAAGCCTTCTTCGGCCAGCCGGCGCGCCAAGGCTGCCGCCATCTGATAATGCGGGTCTTCTTCCGTAACGCGCGCCGAGCCGAAAATGCTCACCTTGCGCACCGAGCGGTGCGGCGCGAAAAGCTTGAAAGCCAGGCGCAGCTCCTTGAGGGTCCGGTTGAAAACCTTGAGATCGCCGCGGCTGGCGGGACTCTGATCGAGTCTCAGGATCGTTTGCAGCATCTCGGCTACGAGCTCCTCGTTCGGGGAGCCCTCGCTTTGTCGAAGCCACTCCAGGACCTTGGGCTCGAGCGCGGCTAAGTTCACCCGCTCCCGCCTTCTAGATCGCGGCTTAACTTTTTTTCCGGAATCGTTCTCGACCTTGCTGCTCATCGTGAAACCATACAGGATCGACGGACCTGAGATCAATCAGCCTTTCAGCGCCAGGACGACCGGCGACTGGGCGCCGATATCTAAAGCTTGAATATCCGTAAAGCCGGCGCGCGACAACCATTGCCGATACTCGGAAAAGGTAAAGGTATCTCCCTCGTCGGTCCCGAGCAGAGCGTTCAAGGCCAGCAACAACGGCATCAGCTCGGTTTTTCTCTCTTCATCGGCAATGTAGTCCATGATCAGGAGCCTGCCGTTTTCCTTCAAAGCCCGGAAACATTTGTCGATAAGCCGCCGGCTCCATTCCGCTCCTTCGGAATGGCAAATGTGACCGAGCAGCGCCAGATCGTATGCTTCCGTTCCGAAGTCGGTTCTTCTGATGTCGCCGGGGATGAATGAATACCGGTTCTGGACGCCAAAGTCGCACGCGAACTTCTTCGCAACCTCCAAGACGGGCGGAAAATCTACGGCCGTAACTTCCACCTGTTCGGATTGAAGCGCGAACGGAAGCGACCACACGGCCGAGCCCGCAGCCACGTCCAGTAATTTGATTTTTTGCCCCTCCAAAGGAAACGTTTTCTCGCAAAGCGCGGCCAGCTTCCAGGCCGAGTCTTTATGAACGTGGAACAACGCCTCTACGATGTCGAGATTCAGCCGCTCCCGTTCTGGTTCCGGGAGAAGCGGCAGCGCCGGCGCACCGGCCTCGACCGCGCCCGGCAATTTGAGCCACAGCTTCAACAGCTGATCCGAGCAAATGAACAGCGAGCCCAGATAATTCTTGCCGGAGGAGAGGAAGTAGACGCGGGAAAGATCCGTCAGGCCGTACCGGCCGTTTTGTTTTTCTACCAGGCCCATGCCAGCCATACAGTTGAGCAGCATCCTGACTCCTCTTGGCGAGCACCCGATGGCCGACGCCAAATCATCCGCGTTCCTAGCAGCGTCGCCAACCGCCTCGAAAACGCCCAGCTTCAACGCCGTGAATAGCACCGCCTGCGGCGCAAAATAAAAACCCAGCTCATCCAGAGTCCCTCTCGCCAACGTATCGGCAATCGCGATCATGGCTTTTCTCCTTTCAGGAGCGAGCACAGGGGGCGAGTTGCTGCGGCCGATCACGTTGAGATAAGTTGTCTCTGCCGCTGTATCACCGCCCACCCTAACGCGGAATGGAGGAAACCAGATGAAATACTACGACATATCTCTCAACTTGTCAGCGGATACCGTCCGCTGGATCACCTCTATACCTTTCGAGCTGCATGAGCGCCGCCGCATTGCCCGGGGAGACTCCAGCAATTCGTCGGCGGTGACCATGAGCCTCCACTCCGGCACGCACATGGATGCGCCGTTTCATTTCGCCCCGGACGGAGCCACGATCGACAATTTGCCGTTGGATTTGTTCATCGGTCCGGCCCTGGTGCATGAGGTTGAAACCGAGCGATACATCAAAGCCGAACACGTCAAAGCTATTGAGCTTGATGGAATTACCCGCGTCCTCTTCAAGACATGCAATTCCGAACTTTTAAAGCGCGGCAGCTACGATCCCGATTTCGTCGCCTTTTCCGTTAAGGCGGCCGAAGCCTTGGTGGCAAAGGGAGCGAAGCTGGTGGGACTGGATTTCCTTTCAGTCGCGCACGCCGGAGACGAGCAAGTCATGGTGCACAGGGCATTTCTCGATCGCGGCGTGGCACTATTGGAAGGGATCGACTTGTCCGCGGTTAGTCCCGGTCGCTACGAGCTGATTTGCTTTCCGATCAAAGTCCGCGGCGCCGACGGCGCGCCATGCCGGGCCGTACTACGGGAAGTCTCGTAATAAGAAGACCCGATATGACGATCGCCTACAGCGATTCCGGCTCACTTTTGTATCGGTTCCGACTCCACGGTATAATGCGACCATTGTCGCTAACAGGAGCATTCCTTAACGACCGATATTCATGAACAAACCCGATACAGCTATGCCTTTCATTGCTCGAGTTCATGAGACAAGTCCTTTCCCCGCGCAATTATCCATCCATGATGTACTTGAGGCCTGGGCCGAGCGAACCCCCGGTGTGATCGCTATCGCCGCTCCCGGCCGTGCTCCTCTCACTTATGGCCGTTTACGTGTTCACATCGACGATGTGGTTCAGACGCTTAAGACGATGGGTATACGCCGCGATGACCGGATTGCCATCGTGCTTCCCAACGGCCCTGAAATGGCCGTCGCCTTTCTCTCAGTCGCCGCATACGCAACTGCGGCGCCGCTAAATCCTGCCTTAAGAGAAAAGGAATTTGACTTTTATCTTTCCGATCTCGGGGCCAAGGCGTTGATGGTTCATTCGGAAATGGACACTCCGGCTCGATCCATAGCCGAGGCGCGCGGCATTCCCGTCTTTGAGCTCTCTCCGGTGCCGACCTCAGAGGCGGGAATCTTTACGCTCAGCGGCCAAGAGAACTCGACTCCAGAGGGCGCCGATTGGCCGGCGCCCGAACACGTAGCGTTGGTGCTGCACACTTCAGGGACGACTTCCCGCCCCAAGATGGTCCCGTTGACGCAGAAAAACCTGTGCGCTTCGGCTTATCACATTGCGTCCACGCTGAATCTGAGATCCGAAGATCGTTGTCTTAACGTCATGCCGCTTTTTCATATTCATGGGATTGTGGGAGCCGTTTTTTCGTCTCTGATGGCCGGGTCGAGCGTGGTGTGCGCCCCAGGCTTCGACCTGGAGAAGTTTTTCGCATGGCTGGAAGAGTCTCGGCCAACCTGGTACACGGCCGTGCCCGCCATTCATCAAGCGATCCTATCGCGAGCCGAAGATCACCTGGCAACGGTTCGGCGGAGCAACTTACGGTTTATTCGCTCGTCGTCGGCTGCGCTTCCGGTAAAGTTGATGAAAGAATTGGAAGCGCGATTCGGAGTACCCGTCATCGAAGCCTACGGAATGACCGAAGCGGCTCATCAAATTGCGAGCAATCCGCTGCCGCCGGGCAAGTGCAAGCCCGGCTCCGTAGGCGTGGCGGCCGGTCCGGAAGTCGCAGTCATGCACGAAGCAGGAGGATTGCTCGCACCGGGAGAGCGCGGTGAAATCGTTTTGCGCGGCCCCAACGTCACTCACGGGTACGACGATAGCGGCGGCGCCACCGCCGAGGCGTTCACCAACGGCTGGTTTCGAACCGGGGATCAGGGATACATGGACGAAGAGGGCTATCTTTTTATCACGGGCCGCCTCAAAGAAATGATCAACAAGGGGGGGAAAAAGATTTCCCCGAAAGAAGTCGACGATGTTTTGCTGAACCATCCCGGAATCGTCCGGGCGGCGGTGTTCGCCGTGCCGCATCCGACTCTGGGGGAAGATGTCGCCGCAGCGGTGGTCGTGCGAGATAAGACGCAGACCACGGAAGCCGCAATCCGGGAATATCTTTCCGGTCGTTTGGCCGAATTCAAAATCCCCAGCCGGGTTTTGATACTTGATGACATACCCGAAAGCGGGCCGGGTAAAATACGGCGAATCGGGTTGGCCGAGGCACTCATGCCGCAGCCTGCCGGCCAGTTCGTTGCGCCCAAGGACGATCTGGAGGCGGCGGTGGCGAAAATCTATGCGGTCGTGCTCGGCGCTGAAGCGGTCGGCGCCAGCGACAATTTTTTTGCGTTGGGCGGCGATTCCCTGAGGGCGACCCAGGTTCTGTCGCGCATTCGAGCGACTTTCGGCGTAAACTTGTCGATCGCGACGATTTTCCGGAAAGCGACGGTTGAGGATTTGGCGCACGAGATCCGTCGGGCGATGGATGCAACGGAGCAAAAATAACCGGAGCGTCGGACCGTGATGAAGACAAAACCGAGCACTGACGCGCGTGACGGGCAC
Proteins encoded:
- a CDS encoding TIGR00730 family Rossman fold protein; translated protein: MNLAALEPKVLEWLRQSEGSPNEELVAEMLQTILRLDQSPASRGDLKVFNRTLKELRLAFKLFAPHRSVRKVSIFGSARVTEEDPHYQMAAALARRLAEEGFMVITGSGGGIMQAGNEGAGREQSFGVNIHLPFEQETNRFISGDPKLIAFHFFFTRKLVFVKEADAFVFFPGGFGTHDEAAEVLTLAQTGKSQIMPILMIDLPGRGYWREWEDFVGRRMLDAGYICEEDLSLFKIVEDVEAAVKEIQHFYSNYQSLRYVKRDTVIRLIHSPTPSLLAKLNRDFRDILTGGEIRAAGPLPEEADEPPATLALNRLLVPFNRRNFGRLRQMIDVINGPKKGE
- a CDS encoding methyltransferase → MIAIADTLARGTLDELGFYFAPQAVLFTALKLGVFEAVGDAARNADDLASAIGCSPRGVRMLLNCMAGMGLVEKQNGRYGLTDLSRVYFLSSGKNYLGSLFICSDQLLKLWLKLPGAVEAGAPALPLLPEPERERLNLDIVEALFHVHKDSAWKLAALCEKTFPLEGQKIKLLDVAAGSAVWSLPFALQSEQVEVTAVDFPPVLEVAKKFACDFGVQNRYSFIPGDIRRTDFGTEAYDLALLGHICHSEGAEWSRRLIDKCFRALKENGRLLIMDYIADEERKTELMPLLLALNALLGTDEGDTFTFSEYRQWLSRAGFTDIQALDIGAQSPVVLALKG
- a CDS encoding cyclase family protein → MKYYDISLNLSADTVRWITSIPFELHERRRIARGDSSNSSAVTMSLHSGTHMDAPFHFAPDGATIDNLPLDLFIGPALVHEVETERYIKAEHVKAIELDGITRVLFKTCNSELLKRGSYDPDFVAFSVKAAEALVAKGAKLVGLDFLSVAHAGDEQVMVHRAFLDRGVALLEGIDLSAVSPGRYELICFPIKVRGADGAPCRAVLREVS
- a CDS encoding AMP-binding protein, translated to MPFIARVHETSPFPAQLSIHDVLEAWAERTPGVIAIAAPGRAPLTYGRLRVHIDDVVQTLKTMGIRRDDRIAIVLPNGPEMAVAFLSVAAYATAAPLNPALREKEFDFYLSDLGAKALMVHSEMDTPARSIAEARGIPVFELSPVPTSEAGIFTLSGQENSTPEGADWPAPEHVALVLHTSGTTSRPKMVPLTQKNLCASAYHIASTLNLRSEDRCLNVMPLFHIHGIVGAVFSSLMAGSSVVCAPGFDLEKFFAWLEESRPTWYTAVPAIHQAILSRAEDHLATVRRSNLRFIRSSSAALPVKLMKELEARFGVPVIEAYGMTEAAHQIASNPLPPGKCKPGSVGVAAGPEVAVMHEAGGLLAPGERGEIVLRGPNVTHGYDDSGGATAEAFTNGWFRTGDQGYMDEEGYLFITGRLKEMINKGGKKISPKEVDDVLLNHPGIVRAAVFAVPHPTLGEDVAAAVVVRDKTQTTEAAIREYLSGRLAEFKIPSRVLILDDIPESGPGKIRRIGLAEALMPQPAGQFVAPKDDLEAAVAKIYAVVLGAEAVGASDNFFALGGDSLRATQVLSRIRATFGVNLSIATIFRKATVEDLAHEIRRAMDATEQK